A segment of the Candidatus Acidiferrales bacterium genome:
TGAAGACAACCCGCGCGCCCTTTATGGTATGGCCGTCATGGCAACCCTCAACAAGGATGCCGAACAGGCCAAAGAATATTTCCAGCGCACTTTGCAGCGCGCCCGCGAACCGCGTCTGCTGGCGTGGTCGCACATCTATCTTGGACGCATCTATGATATGGAAGATCGCCGTGAATTGGCGCTGAGCGAGTACAGGGCAGCGCTCGCCGCTGGCGACCCTTCCGAGGCGGTGCGCTCCGCCGCCCATCGAGGATTGGAGAAACCCTTCCGCCCGCCCAAACCAGCCGTACCCGGTTCGGCGACGCCAGAATCGGAGTGACGGAAAGGCGTTTTCGCGCGAGAATGGATACACCACAGTACTGGCCGGGAACGTTGGACCGGCAGAATCAAGGAATAAGGGAAGGAGAAGCGACTTTATGAAGCAATACGGGAAAGCAATCATCCTGGCGAGTCTCATTTTGACCGCCACGTTGGCTCTTTCGCGGACCATGCCGCTGGTGGCTGCGAGTGAGGGGAACCAGCCTCAGCAGGGGCAGCAAACTCAACAGCCTGCCCAGCAGCCGCCCGCGCCGCCGACCGCCGGCCAGCCTCAGACCGAACCGCCCCAGCCTCGGTTGCTGGCCAACGACCAGGCGGAAGCTGACGCTTGGACAGCCCTCAGCAATGAACAAGATCCGGCCAAGCGGGTTGTTGCTATCAACGAATTCCTGGAGAAATTTCCTCAGGCCGGTTTGAAAGCGCATGCTTACGCGAGCCTCTCGGCACTACACCTGTCGCTGGGAGATGCCGACAAGACAGTGGCGTTCGGCGAAAAGGCAGTGGAGTTGGATCCGGACAGACCGGATGTCTTGGCTATTCTCTCGCAACTCTACGCCCGTCGGTCCAGACTGGGCGAGTTGGACTACCGGGCCAAGATGCAGAAGGCAGAAACCTATGCCAAGCACTCGCTCGAGTTGATCGAAACCCTGCCTAAACCCGCCGGCATGGCTGACGATCAGTTTATGAGACATAAAGAAACCATTGCGATCATGGCCCATTCCGGCCTCGGGGTTACCTATTTCAACAGTCGGCGGTATGCCCTCGCGGTGGATGAACTGAAGGTGGCTACCGAGCCGAAGTACGCGCAGGTTGACCCGGTGGATTTCTACGTGCTCGGCCTGGCTTACATGAACACGCAGAAATACGCTGAGGCAGTGACGGCCCTTCAGCGGGCATACGATGAGACGCAAGGGCCATTCAAAGACGTGGTGAATCAACAACTGGCGAACGCCAAGAGACTGGCGGCGAATCCACCCACTCCCGCGCCACCCAAGCCGTAACCGGGTAGCTTGAAGCTATGGCCGAGGAGCTATTCGAAGAGCTTGAAGTGCTGCTCGGATACGCGTTTCGCGACCGGCAGTTGCTCGCCCGAGCCCTGACTCACAGTTCTCATCCCAAGGATGCTCAGCCGGGCATGGCGGCATTTGACAACGAGCAGCTCGAATTTCTCGGGGATGCCATTCTTGGATTTGTCGTCAGCCAGCGGCTGGTGGAGCGCTTCCCCGAATTCAGCGAAGGACGGCTGTCCAAGATGAAAGCCAACCTGGTGAGCGCCCATTCGCTGGCGGGGGTGGCCGAGCGGCTGTCTCTCGGGCGCTTTCTCCGGCTGGGTCGTGGAGAAGAAAAGACCGGCGGTCGGACAAAACGGGCGCTGCTGGTCGATGCGGTGGAAGCCGTCATCGCCGCCCTCTACCTCGATGGTGGTCTCGGAGCGGCCACCGGTTTCTTGGGCAAGTTCTTGCTCGAGGAAAGGATCCTCAACGATGCCGAGCGGCTGGCAGCCGCCGATCACAAGTCAGCGCTCCAGGAGTGGCTGCAAGCGCGGGGGATGCCTACCGTCCACTACGCGGTGATCGCCGAGCGCGGGCCCGAGCACCAGAAGACATTCACCGTGCAGGTGGAATGGCGCGGGCGCGTCCTGGCGCGAGCCGAAGGCGCCAGCAAGAAGGTGGCCGAACAAGCCGCCGCACGCTTGACGCTTGAGATGCTTCGCGGGCATGAGATCACGATCGAAAAGGGAAGTTGAGGCGATGGCCGAACAGGAGCGTAAACCTTCGACGGTGCGCGAGTATGTGGATTCGATCCTCGTCACCATCATCCTGGCGTTGTTTGCCACCGGCTTTGTCGTGCAAGCGTTTGAGATCCCTTCGCGCTCCATGGAACCAAACTTGTTGATTGGCGACCACCTTCTGGTGAACAAGTTCATCTATGGTGGCCGGGGCGGAATCTTCGATAAATTTTTACCCTATCGAGCGGTGCGGCGCGGGGATATCATTGTTTTCAAAGCGCCCCACGAGCCGACTCACCCTCATTTCGTCAAGCGCGCGATCGGTTTGCCGGGCGACCGCCTCAAGATTGTGGGTGGACAGGTCTTCATCAATGGCAAGGCGTTAAGCGAGCCTTACGCCCGCCACTCCAACCCGGGCAGCGACCCTTACGGCGACAACTTCCCGCCCTCGGCCAGTTCGCCCGGGTTTTTCACAGGCAATATCACCGAGGGGTGGGCGCGAACCTTGGTCCATTACACTTATGACGATGAGCTGGTGATTCCCCCTGGAAAATATTTCGCCATGGGGGATAACCGGGACTCGAGTCTGGACAGCCGCTACTGGGGTTTCGTGGACCGTGAGAACATCATGGGGCGCCCCATTCTCATCTACTGGTCGTTTGAGGCAAACGAAAGCGACTACAGCCAGCGGGGTCTCGGTCGCCGCCTCCTCAACCTGGTCAAAATCATCTTCGAGTTTCCGGCCCGCACCCGCTGGAATCGGATGTTCCATTTTGTCCGCTGAAGCGCCGGATCGAGCTCGAGCCCCTACGGGCCAGTCACGCAGGCTACCACCTTATGACGCGACGTTTCTGGCGTCGGATAGGCTTCTTGCTGGCGCTGGCCGTTCTCCTGGCCGGCTCATTGCCCTTTCTGATCAGCGCCAATCGCTTCCGCTCCCACCTCATCGCCCGCCTGGAATCTTCCCTCGGCCGTAAAGTCGAGATCGGCGCGGTTCGCTTTAGCTTGCTGGGCACCCCGGCGCTGGAAGCGCAGTACGTCAC
Coding sequences within it:
- a CDS encoding tetratricopeptide repeat protein yields the protein MRSILARYEDNPRALYGMAVMATLNKDAEQAKEYFQRTLQRAREPRLLAWSHIYLGRIYDMEDRRELALSEYRAALAAGDPSEAVRSAAHRGLEKPFRPPKPAVPGSATPESE
- the rnc gene encoding ribonuclease III, with amino-acid sequence MAEELFEELEVLLGYAFRDRQLLARALTHSSHPKDAQPGMAAFDNEQLEFLGDAILGFVVSQRLVERFPEFSEGRLSKMKANLVSAHSLAGVAERLSLGRFLRLGRGEEKTGGRTKRALLVDAVEAVIAALYLDGGLGAATGFLGKFLLEERILNDAERLAAADHKSALQEWLQARGMPTVHYAVIAERGPEHQKTFTVQVEWRGRVLARAEGASKKVAEQAAARLTLEMLRGHEITIEKGS
- the lepB gene encoding signal peptidase I; the encoded protein is MAEQERKPSTVREYVDSILVTIILALFATGFVVQAFEIPSRSMEPNLLIGDHLLVNKFIYGGRGGIFDKFLPYRAVRRGDIIVFKAPHEPTHPHFVKRAIGLPGDRLKIVGGQVFINGKALSEPYARHSNPGSDPYGDNFPPSASSPGFFTGNITEGWARTLVHYTYDDELVIPPGKYFAMGDNRDSSLDSRYWGFVDRENIMGRPILIYWSFEANESDYSQRGLGRRLLNLVKIIFEFPARTRWNRMFHFVR